The Thermoplasma acidophilum DSM 1728 genome includes a window with the following:
- a CDS encoding glycosyltransferase, with translation MRILYFTDTYYPTPDGVSVYLKEVKQKLEDEGHEVMIFSVTGDSREHNVYVPKYTAPFLPYPQYRVPVSFIPFRVFRRALEFNPDIVHLHNAFYMSSVGYLVARRIGVPPVATFHTDVSRMKESINMPFKNLAFDLGERYSLFLYRKCRMVMAPSATVEEYLKIRGVKNVVTLPLFVDTDKYRYVPADSGERYILYLGRITVDKGIYRVLDLAEAMKSEDVRFKIAGVGPELDRIRRIVKYHGMKNVEILGYVDDQRKMDLMANASLFVYPSSADTFGISVFEALASGVPVMVSEDFPVKENTEAISYVKFGDIRSAVETAERILHEDRRKLAAEARHLVESKYSLERHISSLLEIYDYIRAERRKMGSSEKMRADNSAYR, from the coding sequence TTGAGAATACTTTACTTTACTGACACCTATTACCCCACTCCGGACGGGGTTTCTGTATACCTCAAGGAGGTAAAACAGAAGCTTGAGGATGAGGGGCACGAGGTGATGATCTTCTCGGTCACCGGAGATTCCAGGGAGCATAATGTGTACGTACCGAAGTACACGGCTCCATTCTTGCCATACCCACAGTACAGGGTGCCGGTGTCATTCATACCATTCCGGGTATTCAGGAGAGCGCTGGAGTTTAATCCAGACATAGTGCACCTGCACAATGCATTTTACATGAGCTCCGTGGGGTATCTCGTCGCAAGGAGGATCGGCGTCCCGCCAGTTGCCACATTTCACACGGACGTATCCAGGATGAAGGAAAGCATAAACATGCCATTCAAGAACCTTGCCTTCGACCTGGGAGAACGCTACAGCCTTTTTCTTTACAGAAAATGCAGGATGGTAATGGCACCAAGCGCAACGGTTGAAGAGTACCTGAAGATCAGGGGGGTGAAGAATGTGGTCACTCTCCCGCTCTTCGTGGACACCGATAAGTACAGGTATGTTCCGGCGGATTCCGGAGAGAGATACATACTCTACCTGGGTAGAATCACTGTTGACAAGGGCATTTACAGGGTGCTGGATCTCGCTGAAGCAATGAAAAGCGAAGATGTGAGGTTCAAGATAGCGGGAGTTGGGCCGGAGCTGGATAGGATAAGAAGAATCGTGAAGTATCACGGCATGAAAAATGTTGAGATACTCGGGTATGTAGATGACCAGAGGAAGATGGACCTCATGGCAAATGCAAGCCTCTTCGTCTATCCGTCTTCGGCTGATACCTTCGGGATATCCGTCTTCGAGGCGCTGGCCTCCGGAGTACCCGTCATGGTTTCTGAAGACTTTCCGGTTAAGGAGAATACCGAAGCCATATCATACGTCAAGTTCGGCGATATCAGATCAGCGGTGGAGACCGCAGAGAGAATTTTGCATGAAGATAGAAGGAAACTTGCAGCCGAGGCCAGGCATCTCGTAGAGTCAAAATACAGCCTCGAGAGGCATATATCATCGTTGCTTGAGATCTACGATTACATCAGGGCTGAGAGAAGAAAAATGGGATCTTCAGAGAAGATGAGAGCGGACAATTCCGCATACAGATGA
- a CDS encoding ATP-NAD kinase family protein, with protein sequence MISTGQLRVAFFVNPLAGYGSFFNLKGSDGLKIEDPEKSISIRRSMEFLRLVDFSRYFFIVPSGYMGEREVSAFTSRYSVIYQAHWPSTRDDTLGFLRNVGDADILVFAGGDGTARDILSAGVRIPVIGVPAGVKMYSSVFAISPSHAAQSLNAISKPDIRTADAEVMDIDEELYRRGVLSARSYGYLKVPILNDIVMNSKAEYDMGGVEDIAEYIIDHMDDRYYVIGPGNTCKTIETEMGINTNPLAFDIIRNRKLIKEDAAEQDIYDACRKGCRLIISPIGGQNFLIGRGNKQISSRVLELLDAEDIIVVASPSKAETIRALYVDSDVNPWKNGYVRVLSGYGKYKIVPVIL encoded by the coding sequence GTGATCAGTACTGGACAGCTCAGAGTGGCCTTTTTCGTCAATCCTCTCGCAGGATACGGATCCTTCTTCAATCTTAAGGGGTCAGACGGTCTGAAGATAGAAGACCCAGAAAAATCTATATCCATAAGAAGATCAATGGAATTTCTTCGTCTGGTGGATTTTTCAAGGTATTTTTTCATCGTACCATCAGGGTATATGGGGGAAAGGGAGGTCTCCGCCTTCACCAGCAGATACAGCGTCATATATCAGGCGCATTGGCCAAGCACACGGGATGATACACTTGGATTCCTCAGGAATGTGGGAGATGCGGACATACTCGTCTTTGCTGGCGGCGATGGCACGGCAAGGGATATCCTGTCCGCAGGCGTACGCATTCCAGTGATAGGAGTACCTGCAGGCGTTAAGATGTACAGCTCTGTCTTCGCCATAAGTCCGTCACATGCTGCCCAGAGCCTGAACGCAATATCCAAGCCAGACATCAGGACGGCCGATGCGGAGGTCATGGATATAGACGAGGAACTGTACAGAAGAGGGGTGCTCAGTGCAAGATCCTACGGGTACCTCAAGGTCCCAATCCTGAATGATATTGTGATGAATTCAAAGGCAGAGTATGATATGGGCGGCGTAGAGGACATTGCAGAATACATAATCGATCATATGGATGACCGTTACTATGTGATAGGGCCAGGAAACACATGCAAAACCATAGAAACTGAGATGGGCATAAATACGAATCCGCTGGCATTTGACATAATCAGAAACAGAAAACTCATAAAGGAGGATGCAGCTGAACAGGATATATACGATGCCTGCAGGAAAGGATGCAGATTGATCATATCACCGATCGGAGGTCAGAATTTCCTGATAGGGAGGGGAAACAAGCAGATATCCTCAAGAGTGCTTGAACTGTTGGATGCAGAAGATATAATAGTTGTTGCCTCGCCTTCCAAGGCTGAAACCATCAGGGCGCTCTACGTAGATTCGGACGTCAATCCATGGAAGAACGGATATGTGAGGGTTCTATCAGGCTACGGCAAATATAAAATTGTTCCTGTAATATTGTGA
- a CDS encoding MFS transporter, which yields MGDDAYLNSFRLILASRAFRSAGLIFMALSLPLYLLLNRISIVNVGIIYVGTALANVSVTIAIGMLGDRIGYKYSLVFGEIPALLASGILAFTRSVPLIVIATVISGSAGAPGGMRGSFSVGITPYLARIWQEPSIRIERMAQITFVASIASIGGSLLLYLHGFITRIYGDLGAFEILYHVAFILILLSFVSLTMIRRDRRQKKTTKFLRKETMKFSARVIITNVINGSAIGFSMALISAWFEIRYGVSASKIGLVFTISYITTAIGSLLASRIHISRERAVYFGSLTRILQGILLIAMAASPIFIMGSTIYIVRTVVAGFGTPIRNVVNIQGIKDEDLGTASSIQGAPSRIMQSTSGIAGYLMDYYPPLPVEIGGLIQIVGGFVYFKLLRRY from the coding sequence ATGGGTGATGACGCATATCTAAATTCATTCAGGTTGATCCTCGCATCAAGGGCCTTCAGGAGTGCCGGCCTCATATTCATGGCCCTGTCTCTGCCACTCTACCTGCTCTTAAACAGGATAAGCATTGTAAACGTTGGGATAATATATGTCGGCACGGCGCTTGCAAATGTATCGGTGACCATAGCCATAGGCATGCTTGGTGACCGCATAGGGTACAAGTATTCCCTTGTATTCGGAGAGATCCCTGCATTGCTTGCGTCTGGGATCCTTGCGTTCACAAGATCCGTACCCCTGATCGTGATAGCCACCGTCATATCAGGAAGTGCGGGTGCTCCAGGCGGCATGAGGGGATCATTCTCCGTTGGCATAACACCGTACCTGGCCAGGATATGGCAGGAACCGTCTATCCGAATAGAGAGAATGGCCCAGATCACCTTCGTTGCCTCAATAGCCAGCATTGGCGGAAGCTTACTGTTATATCTGCACGGTTTTATCACCAGGATATACGGAGATCTTGGCGCCTTCGAGATACTTTATCATGTTGCATTTATACTGATACTTCTCTCCTTTGTTTCCCTCACGATGATAAGGAGGGACAGGAGGCAGAAGAAGACCACGAAGTTCCTCAGAAAGGAGACTATGAAATTCTCTGCGCGAGTGATAATAACCAATGTGATAAATGGAAGTGCCATAGGCTTCTCAATGGCGCTCATATCTGCATGGTTCGAGATAAGGTACGGCGTCAGTGCATCGAAGATAGGCCTTGTCTTTACGATTTCATACATAACTACTGCCATTGGTTCGCTTTTGGCGAGCAGGATACACATATCAAGAGAGCGTGCCGTTTACTTCGGTTCACTTACGCGCATACTGCAGGGCATTCTGCTTATAGCAATGGCAGCAAGCCCCATATTCATCATGGGATCGACCATTTACATCGTCAGGACGGTCGTCGCGGGATTCGGCACGCCCATAAGGAATGTAGTGAACATACAGGGAATCAAGGACGAGGATCTGGGGACTGCTTCAAGCATACAGGGAGCCCCTTCCAGAATAATGCAGAGCACTTCAGGAATCGCCGGGTATCTGATGGACTATTATCCACCATTGCCTGTTGAGATCGGCGGCCTTATACAGATAGTCGGTGGCTTCGTTTACTTCAAGCTGCTGCGGAGATACTGA
- a CDS encoding MarC family protein produces MNQVVEFLKIFIPLFIVIDPFGSLVLFTSMTYNFNESEKLRATKDAVFYGGIILVLFALAGEYIIYFFGISIEALEMAGGIILLLMAVEMIMEGNRPKSSGSEIVDYDIGIVPFATPMLAGPGAISLVIILMKGPIIAKIYTIISIAIIFAMVYIFFKWSSVVSKFIGAKVMKAISRIFGLLLAGFAIQYFIDAIVALSLLK; encoded by the coding sequence ATGAACCAGGTTGTCGAATTCCTCAAGATATTCATACCTCTTTTCATCGTGATAGATCCTTTCGGAAGCCTGGTTCTTTTCACCTCCATGACATATAATTTCAACGAATCTGAGAAGCTCAGGGCCACAAAGGATGCCGTATTCTACGGTGGCATTATTCTGGTCCTGTTTGCCCTGGCTGGAGAGTACATAATCTACTTTTTCGGGATATCCATAGAAGCCCTCGAGATGGCCGGCGGTATAATACTTCTTCTCATGGCGGTGGAGATGATAATGGAGGGAAACCGGCCGAAGTCATCCGGATCGGAGATAGTCGATTATGATATAGGCATAGTGCCATTTGCAACGCCTATGCTCGCAGGGCCGGGTGCAATTTCACTGGTCATAATACTCATGAAGGGGCCGATCATAGCCAAAATCTACACCATAATATCCATAGCTATAATATTCGCGATGGTTTACATCTTTTTCAAATGGTCATCCGTGGTCTCCAAGTTCATAGGGGCCAAGGTCATGAAGGCCATATCGCGAATATTCGGCCTTCTGCTTGCTGGATTCGCCATTCAGTATTTCATCGACGCGATAGTTGCCCTGTCGTTGCTGAAGTGA
- a CDS encoding ABC transporter permease, whose product MNLKFILLFAWYYGFRAVKRGPSYLISAMSTPLALLFLIFVISKGRLLDYALVGGFIGLVSSVSLSSAGDAAFLRLQLRIQDLFVATSISPTDYMMGLTLSYLIFSIPGLIVYGILAAIFHIFTLAGVLALFGILVLLTVGTSSVSFIVSGMIKHVRNVWGIAGILSVVMTVLPPTFYPYTIIPKPFLYALSISPATSASVIMQGVLGLSPMMLTMIPIFIAETLIYGFVGRIMIKWHSEE is encoded by the coding sequence TTGAACCTTAAATTCATTCTGCTGTTTGCATGGTACTATGGATTCCGTGCAGTTAAGCGTGGGCCATCCTATCTCATATCAGCCATGAGCACACCTCTTGCTCTGTTATTTCTGATATTCGTAATTTCTAAGGGCCGGCTCCTCGACTACGCACTGGTTGGAGGCTTCATAGGCCTGGTATCATCGGTATCGTTGTCCAGCGCAGGTGATGCGGCATTCCTGAGGCTTCAGCTGAGAATTCAGGACCTTTTTGTGGCCACTTCGATATCACCCACGGATTATATGATGGGGCTGACGCTGAGTTACCTGATCTTTTCGATCCCAGGCCTCATCGTTTATGGAATTCTTGCGGCTATATTCCACATCTTCACTCTTGCGGGTGTCCTGGCCCTTTTCGGTATCCTGGTTCTGCTTACCGTCGGAACAAGTTCCGTTTCGTTCATAGTTTCAGGCATGATAAAGCACGTGCGGAACGTATGGGGAATAGCTGGGATACTCTCTGTTGTGATGACGGTACTGCCCCCTACATTCTACCCATACACGATCATCCCAAAACCATTTCTATACGCTCTTTCAATATCTCCTGCTACCTCCGCCTCGGTAATAATGCAGGGGGTACTTGGCCTATCCCCTATGATGCTGACAATGATTCCGATATTCATAGCTGAAACTCTGATCTATGGTTTTGTTGGCAGAATAATGATAAAATGGCATTCAGAGGAATGA
- a CDS encoding ABC transporter ATP-binding protein translates to MIEIRGLKKVYSSGKVALGGIDLDIPSGISAIIGRNGAGKTTLMRILSTQLLPTSGSIRINGFHVVREASKVRKIVCSIPQEASPIGVLTPLEQVKMYLVARGFSYSTADAEAKRALEEVGLAESMRVPADTLSGGMKRKIFVAMALASGSEIVFMDEPTTGLDPISRYEVWAAIRKLGSNVLLTTHYMEEAASLSSYIVLVESGRIMNRGMLRELLSVFSGKVRVECRQYQEESIEIGGIYIKYVDSDEAEAYVKMGCDVKNITLDDLFIKERIQLEP, encoded by the coding sequence CTGATAGAAATACGCGGATTGAAAAAGGTCTATTCCAGCGGGAAGGTGGCACTTGGCGGAATTGATCTGGATATACCGAGTGGCATCTCTGCTATCATCGGAAGGAACGGAGCGGGCAAGACCACGCTCATGAGGATACTCTCGACGCAGCTTCTGCCGACATCCGGTAGCATCAGGATAAATGGCTTCCACGTGGTCAGAGAGGCTTCGAAGGTCAGGAAAATAGTGTGCAGCATTCCGCAGGAAGCTTCCCCCATTGGTGTTCTGACTCCGCTTGAACAGGTGAAGATGTATCTTGTTGCAAGGGGATTCTCGTATTCAACAGCAGATGCAGAAGCGAAGAGGGCTCTTGAAGAGGTCGGCCTCGCGGAAAGCATGCGGGTGCCTGCGGACACGCTATCAGGTGGGATGAAGAGGAAAATATTCGTGGCAATGGCGCTTGCATCAGGCAGCGAAATCGTCTTCATGGATGAGCCGACCACCGGTCTTGATCCGATATCCAGATACGAAGTCTGGGCTGCCATAAGGAAACTCGGATCCAACGTCCTTCTTACGACTCACTACATGGAGGAGGCTGCTTCCCTGTCATCCTATATCGTGCTCGTGGAATCAGGAAGGATCATGAACAGGGGAATGCTGAGGGAACTGCTATCGGTCTTTTCAGGAAAGGTCAGGGTAGAATGCAGGCAGTATCAGGAAGAATCAATAGAAATTGGTGGGATCTACATAAAATATGTGGATTCTGACGAAGCTGAAGCTTATGTGAAGATGGGTTGCGACGTGAAGAACATAACGCTTGATGACCTTTTCATAAAGGAGAGGATACAGCTTGAACCTTAA
- the agl3 gene encoding UDP-sulfoquinovose synthase, with translation MKILIMGIDGYIGFPLAMRLLNRGHQVYGLDNYITRRRVSKVGSDSALPILSFHERNRRLKRHFGHQIPFFYGDASNPDFVYKVIEKIRPDAVVHLAEQRSAPYSMIGLREANETMVKNITSTMNLIYAIKDIVPEAHILKLGTMGEYGTPNIDIPEGFFEIEYNGRRDVLPFPKNAGSWYHWTKVHDSNNLMFANRVWNLAVTDVMQGVVYGTKTQEIDETGLYTRFDIDEVYGTALNRFTAEAIIDMPLTVYGKGGQTRGFLSLNDSIQCLTLALEKPPKAGEYRVLNQFDEKYSVGQLAEMVQRIFENEYGKRPEIAHLDNPRVEKEEHYYNPEHRKLEEMGYRRTKIIEEEIVDAISDLSKFRDRIYNLRGTLMPKTFWKLSAYN, from the coding sequence ATGAAAATATTGATAATGGGTATAGACGGATATATTGGCTTTCCGCTGGCTATGAGGCTCCTGAACCGGGGGCATCAGGTGTACGGCCTTGACAACTATATAACGAGAAGGCGTGTTTCAAAGGTCGGTTCTGATTCTGCACTTCCGATACTATCGTTCCATGAAAGAAATAGGAGGCTGAAAAGGCATTTTGGACATCAGATACCGTTCTTCTATGGCGATGCGTCCAATCCGGATTTTGTGTACAAGGTGATCGAAAAAATTAGGCCGGATGCGGTTGTGCATCTGGCTGAACAGAGATCCGCACCGTACTCCATGATAGGCCTCAGAGAGGCAAACGAGACCATGGTGAAGAACATTACAAGCACGATGAATCTCATATATGCCATAAAGGACATTGTACCGGAGGCGCACATCCTGAAGCTTGGCACCATGGGCGAATATGGCACTCCGAACATAGACATTCCAGAGGGGTTTTTCGAGATCGAGTACAATGGAAGAAGGGATGTGCTACCTTTCCCTAAGAACGCCGGATCGTGGTATCACTGGACAAAGGTTCACGATTCAAACAATCTCATGTTCGCGAACCGTGTCTGGAACCTGGCGGTGACCGATGTAATGCAGGGTGTCGTTTACGGAACGAAGACGCAGGAGATTGATGAAACAGGCCTGTACACAAGGTTCGATATTGACGAGGTTTATGGAACTGCCCTCAACAGATTCACCGCCGAGGCTATAATCGATATGCCTCTCACAGTGTACGGAAAGGGCGGCCAGACGCGCGGGTTCCTGTCTTTGAACGACAGCATTCAGTGCCTGACGCTTGCACTTGAGAAACCTCCAAAGGCTGGAGAATACAGGGTTCTAAATCAGTTCGACGAGAAATACAGTGTGGGACAGCTGGCTGAGATGGTTCAGAGGATATTCGAAAATGAGTACGGAAAGAGGCCCGAAATTGCACACCTGGACAATCCAAGGGTAGAAAAGGAGGAACATTACTACAATCCAGAGCACCGGAAGCTCGAAGAAATGGGCTACAGGAGGACGAAGATCATTGAAGAAGAGATAGTGGATGCCATATCAGATCTTTCAAAATTTAGAGACAGGATATATAACCTCAGGGGCACGCTTATGCCTAAGACATTCTGGAAGCTGTCAGCGTACAATTGA
- a CDS encoding nucleotidyltransferase family protein, with protein MDGLITAAGLGTRSMASKYYRKEIFSVYDERDGQMVIRPMLDAVIYRMKYAGIDNIYVVLDHEDGVTKKFIEESYPDLHIIEQRERRGYGYAVYLARDHMDSPFVLNAGDGMLLDPDVENTIVHSFKGGNLLVAFQVDDPRKYGVLEMSGDKVVGVREKPEKPPSNLALAAFYVLDPSIFDHIDIDRKESELTPAIDATIKAGVKTEARMIRKDEWISVGQVSSYVDVVNRTYSFARERAKTGDFKK; from the coding sequence ATGGATGGCCTGATAACGGCGGCCGGCCTCGGTACGCGCTCAATGGCTTCAAAATATTACAGAAAAGAGATCTTTTCCGTTTACGATGAAAGGGACGGTCAAATGGTCATAAGGCCCATGCTCGATGCCGTCATTTACCGTATGAAGTATGCGGGTATTGATAACATATATGTGGTTCTCGATCATGAGGATGGCGTTACCAAAAAATTTATAGAAGAGAGCTATCCCGACCTCCACATAATTGAACAGCGGGAACGAAGGGGTTATGGATATGCGGTATACCTCGCAAGGGATCACATGGATTCTCCATTCGTGCTGAATGCAGGAGATGGGATGCTTCTTGATCCTGATGTTGAGAACACCATAGTGCACAGCTTTAAGGGCGGTAACCTCCTCGTGGCATTTCAGGTTGATGATCCAAGAAAATACGGTGTTCTGGAAATGTCCGGAGATAAAGTGGTCGGGGTAAGGGAAAAGCCTGAAAAGCCTCCATCAAACCTGGCGCTGGCCGCCTTCTATGTCCTCGATCCTTCAATATTCGATCATATAGATATAGATCGGAAGGAGTCGGAGCTCACGCCTGCCATAGATGCAACAATAAAGGCTGGAGTGAAAACAGAAGCCAGAATGATAAGGAAGGATGAATGGATAAGCGTCGGCCAGGTATCCAGCTATGTTGACGTGGTTAACAGGACATACAGTTTTGCCAGAGAAAGGGCAAAAACAGGGGATTTTAAGAAATAG
- a CDS encoding phosphoglycerate kinase, translating into MDEFFLMNSFDLAGKTVYLRVDINAPVNPLTGEIMGIDRFRAHIDTIRNLRNSKVVIVAHQSRPGKDDFISLRQHAQILSHLLNKRVQFVDQLFGSQVNRAVSEMSDGDIVMLENSRFYSEEVDLTTIESMESSNIVRSLSPLFDYFIIDAFAAIHRAQTTLVGFHRIKPNIAGTLIEREVSMIERFRKIREKPKIAILGGAKIEDSIAVSENFLSRGFVDKILTGGVVANAFLWASGFDIGKKNREFIMKNNGDYEKLLDKCRAILSKYGDKLVMPTDFVMNPSGQRISINEKIPDDQILADIGLDTIVEYSEIIDGARAIFMNGPMGMYEIEDYSSGTREVFTAVAHSKAFKLAGGGHTLSALDKLGLTKMIDHASTGGGALISYLSGETMPVLEALKESKKLFEG; encoded by the coding sequence ATGGATGAGTTCTTCTTGATGAATTCTTTCGATCTTGCGGGAAAAACAGTATACTTGAGGGTGGATATAAATGCACCCGTCAATCCGCTGACCGGTGAGATAATGGGTATTGACAGGTTCAGGGCCCACATAGACACGATAAGGAATTTGAGAAATTCCAAGGTCGTCATAGTTGCCCATCAGAGCAGACCTGGAAAGGACGATTTTATCTCACTCAGACAGCATGCACAGATACTTTCGCACCTTCTCAACAAGAGGGTGCAGTTCGTGGATCAGCTCTTCGGAAGCCAGGTCAACAGGGCGGTATCCGAAATGTCAGATGGGGACATAGTGATGCTGGAGAATTCAAGGTTTTATTCGGAGGAGGTTGACCTAACCACGATCGAAAGCATGGAATCATCAAACATAGTGAGAAGCCTGTCTCCGCTGTTTGACTACTTCATCATAGATGCCTTTGCTGCAATACACAGGGCACAGACAACTCTAGTTGGATTCCACAGGATAAAACCAAACATAGCCGGCACTCTCATAGAAAGGGAGGTCAGCATGATAGAACGATTCAGAAAGATAAGGGAAAAGCCGAAGATTGCAATACTTGGCGGGGCTAAGATAGAGGATTCAATAGCAGTCTCGGAGAACTTCCTATCTAGAGGGTTCGTGGATAAAATTCTAACTGGCGGAGTCGTTGCCAACGCTTTCCTGTGGGCATCCGGATTTGATATAGGAAAAAAGAACAGGGAATTCATAATGAAGAATAACGGAGATTACGAAAAGCTGCTCGACAAATGCAGGGCAATCCTTTCAAAATACGGAGATAAACTGGTTATGCCGACGGATTTCGTGATGAATCCATCGGGTCAGAGGATATCGATAAACGAGAAGATCCCGGACGACCAGATACTGGCTGACATAGGGCTGGATACCATTGTAGAATATTCCGAGATAATTGACGGAGCAAGGGCCATATTCATGAATGGACCTATGGGTATGTACGAAATAGAGGATTATTCTTCCGGTACCAGGGAAGTGTTCACCGCTGTTGCACATTCCAAGGCATTCAAGCTTGCAGGAGGCGGACACACGCTCAGCGCCCTTGACAAACTAGGTCTGACCAAGATGATCGATCATGCATCCACCGGAGGTGGTGCGTTGATAAGCTATTTAAGTGGTGAAACAATGCCTGTCCTTGAGGCATTGAAGGAAAGCAAAAAGCTGTTTGAGGGATGA
- the pfdA gene encoding prefoldin subunit alpha, producing MARDVEAQLNYIESLISSVDSQIDTLNKAMIEVQSTIDLLSNGDLASSPEKLISIGSGLFAKGNITIDEDLIVPIGSGIYVAETKERSVERLKKNLEDIKASIQKLLDQRKTLVDQYNTVYATEATRNVK from the coding sequence ATGGCCAGAGATGTTGAAGCTCAGTTGAATTATATCGAATCGCTTATATCATCCGTTGATTCACAGATCGATACCCTGAACAAGGCGATGATTGAGGTGCAGAGCACCATAGACCTTCTGTCCAACGGCGATCTTGCCAGCAGCCCGGAGAAGCTCATTTCAATAGGATCTGGACTCTTCGCCAAGGGCAACATAACTATTGATGAGGATCTCATCGTTCCAATTGGTTCCGGGATATACGTTGCTGAGACAAAGGAAAGATCCGTGGAGAGGCTGAAGAAAAACCTTGAGGATATAAAGGCCTCGATACAGAAGCTCCTGGATCAGAGGAAAACGCTTGTTGATCAGTACAACACAGTCTACGCCACAGAGGCAACGAGAAATGTGAAATGA
- the ftsY gene encoding signal recognition particle-docking protein FtsY yields MFEKLKKKFAEIFHRKKIDPDEVADEIPLKLVEADVSLEAAEDLASLVRNKLKEDTTLDPNEVLSSSILEMMPEYKFDVLNVNKKPFVVLFLGINGTGKTTTIGKFAHYLKRNGKSVVIAAADTFRAGAIEQISLIGREAGTEVIRHDRGSDPSSVAFDAIEHARARNIDYVLIDTAGRMNTNKNLLDEMKKIKRVSKPDLTLLVIDAVSGQDSVNQARMFEENVGYDGVIVTKLDTDARGGSILSIYHDLKKPVLFVCTGQGLDDIMPFDRNWYVRKLIPEPENETA; encoded by the coding sequence ATGTTCGAAAAGCTGAAAAAGAAATTTGCTGAAATATTTCACCGTAAAAAGATCGATCCGGACGAGGTGGCGGATGAAATACCGCTCAAGCTTGTAGAAGCTGATGTGTCCCTCGAAGCTGCAGAGGATCTGGCATCACTTGTCCGGAATAAACTGAAGGAGGATACCACCCTGGATCCAAATGAGGTTCTCTCATCATCCATACTGGAGATGATGCCGGAATACAAGTTCGATGTACTTAATGTGAATAAGAAACCGTTCGTGGTGCTGTTCCTGGGTATAAACGGAACCGGCAAAACCACAACCATTGGAAAGTTTGCCCATTATCTCAAGCGCAACGGCAAAAGCGTCGTCATTGCAGCAGCTGATACGTTTCGGGCCGGTGCGATCGAACAGATATCGCTCATAGGCAGGGAGGCAGGAACAGAAGTCATCAGGCACGACAGGGGGAGCGATCCTTCTTCTGTCGCTTTTGACGCGATAGAGCATGCCAGGGCCAGAAACATAGACTACGTTCTGATAGACACTGCTGGCAGAATGAATACCAACAAGAACCTCCTTGATGAGATGAAGAAGATAAAGAGGGTTTCGAAGCCTGATCTTACCCTGCTCGTGATCGATGCTGTTTCCGGCCAGGACTCGGTGAACCAGGCCAGGATGTTTGAGGAGAACGTCGGATACGATGGCGTTATAGTAACTAAACTTGATACTGATGCCAGAGGCGGCTCAATACTCTCCATATATCATGACCTGAAAAAGCCAGTACTTTTCGTATGTACCGGGCAGGGCCTGGATGATATAATGCCTTTTGACAGGAACTGGTACGTTCGCAAGCTTATACCTGAGCCAGAGAACGAGACGGCATGA